A segment of the Streptomyces sp. NBC_01235 genome:
CGAGAAGTCCGGCGCCGATGGGGGTCCCTCCCGCGCGAACGGTTTCGAGCGTGGGGGAGGGCGGGGGTGCGCTCGTGGCGCCGGGCGTCAGCACACCGCCTTCATGACGGTGGTCGACACGGGGGAACAGGCTCACGGGGGAGCCGCGTACAGGGAGGACACGGGGGAGCGTCGCTCGCTGACCGAGGCGGAGTTCACCGCCTACGTCCAGGAGCGCCGCGCCTCCCTGTACGCCACCGCCTACCACCTGACCGGCGACCGCTTCGAGGCCGAGGACCTGCTGCAGAGCGCGCTGTTCTCGACGTACCGGGCGTGGGACCGGATCAGTGACAAGGCCGCGGTCGGCGGATACCTGCGCCGGACGATGACCAACCTGCACATCAGCGCGTGGCGCCGCCGCAAGCTGAACGAGTACCCGACCGAGGAACTGCCGGAGACGCCCGGCGACACGGACGCGATGCGCGGCACCGAACTGCGCGCGGTCCTGTGGCAGGCGCTGGCCCGGCTGCCCGAACTCCAGCGGACGATGCTGGTCCTGCGCTACTACGAGGGCCGCACCGACCCGGAGATCGCGGAGATCCTCGACATCAGTGTCGGCACGGTGAAGTCCAGCATCTGGCGGTCGCTCCGCCGGCTGCGCGAGGACGAGGTCCTCAGCTTCGGCCGTGACGAGGAGGACGCCTTCGGGGAGCTGGTCGCCTGAAGGTGACGGGGGAAAGGCCCGGCTTCGCTCAGGGAAGCCGGTGATCGGGGGAGCGGTACCGGGGGGAACCGACGGGGGACGTTCGGGGGAGCGGTACCGCGCAAGCACGGGGGAAGCACCACCCGGGGGGAACACGGGGGAGCGCAAGGGAGCGGGACTGGAGGGCCGGGGGGTCCGTCCAGTCCCGCTTTTGCGTGCGCGCCGCACGGGCGCGGGCCGTGGGCGGCCGGCCCTGCCCTGCCGGTGCCTAGACGGCCGTACGCGCCGTCGACGCCTGGCGGCCCGCCGCCGCGGCTGCCAGACGGCCCATCGCCTCGTCGCGGTCGCACGGGTACGCGCCGAGCGCGGTCTGGCGGGCCACGATGGAGCTTTCGGCGCGCATCAGGCGCCAGCCGCGGCGCAGCAGGAAGGGCACCGACTTGCGGCCCTCCTTCAGATCCCGCAGGAAGCGGCGGCGGAAGGTCTTCACCGGGCCGCGGCTCAGGCACAGCGCGTCGGCCAGGACGCCCAGCTCCCGGCAGCGGTTCACGATCTCGGCGGCGAAGATGCCCTCCGCGATGAACAGCGGGGTCCGCCCGATCTCGATCGCGTCCTCGCCGCTGCGGGCGCTGAGCGAGATGTCGTACACGGGAACGTTCGTACGGCCCGTGCCGCACAGTTCCACGATCGAGGCGACGGCCGTGTCCGCGTCCCACGAGTCGGGGTGGTCCCAGTCGATGTCGGAACTCCCGGCGACCAGCGGCAGCGTCGGGTCGTCGCCCTCCTTGTAGAAGTCGTCGAGCCGCAGCACCGGGAGACCGGAGCGGGCGGCGAGCAGGGACTTGCCGGAGCCGGAAGGGCCGCAGAGCAGCACGACTCGCGTCGGTATGGGCGGATGGGAGGTCACGGGACACCAGTGTGAGGCATCCCCCGGGCGGTCAACGACCCCGCGGGTCGGCTTTGAAGCGCGCGTCACACCTCAACTACCCTTCGTGTCGACCTGATTACCTTGCGCATCAGAAGGCGGCATCGCAAATGGCCCGACACGACTCACCACAAACCTCCACCGGCCGGCGCGCCCTCGCCGCCCTCGCGACCGCCGGAGTGGCGCTGGGCGCGGGCGCGGGCACCGCCGCCGCGTCCACCGGTGACCCCGTCGGCGAGGTGATGCGCACGCGCCCCACCTCGGTCGGCAACCTCGACACGCAGGCAGGACTGCAGGGGGCGCTCGGCTCCCTGCCGTACGCCACCGGCACGGTCTCCGGCCTCAAGCCCAACCCGCTCGCGGGCACCGGCGCCGACCCCCTCGACAACGGCGTCGGCACCCAGCTCGCCGACTTCAAGCCGCTGACGTCCCAGATGCTGACCCGGCCGGTGGCCCAGGCGCAGTCGATCGGGTCGATCCCGGTGCTGGGGGACGCGACGAAGGTGCTGGGCGGCTGAGACCCGTCCACCCGTGCGGGAGAGCCGCGCCGCCCCCGGACGGAGGGGTGGCGCGGCTCGTTCGTGGAGCGGCTCAGTAGGCGGAGCCGGACGCGCCCAGGGAGCCCGTGGGGTGCCAGACCGTCTTCGTCTCCAGGAAGGCCGTCAGGCGGTCGGTCCCCGGAGTCTCCGCGTAATCCACAGGCTGTGGACGCAGGACGCGCTTGAGGTTGTCGGCCGCCGCGATCTCCAGCTCCTTCGCGAGGACGTCGTCCGCGCCCGCGAGGTCGATCGCGTTGACGTCCTGGTGCGCGGCCAGGGGTGCCGCGATCTCCGCCGTACGGCCGGAGAGGACGTTGACGACACCGCCGGGGACGTCGGAGGTGGCCAGCACCTCGGCGAGGGAGAGGGCCGGGAGGGGGGACTTCTCGCTCGCGATGACGACGGCCGTGTTGCCCGTCGCGATCACCGGGGCCAGGACGCTCACCAGGCCCAGGAACGACGACTCCTGGGGGGCCAGGACCGCGACCACGCCCGTCGGCTCGGGGGAGGAGAGGTTGAAGTACGGGCCCGCGACCGGGTTGCCGCCGCCCACGACCTGGGCGATCTTGTCGGTCCAGCCCGCGTACCAGACCCAGCGGTCGATCGTCGCGTCCACGACCACGGCCGCCTTGGACTTCGACAGGCCCTCGGCGTCCGCGACCTCGCGGATGAACTGGTCCCGGCGGCCCTCCAGCATCTCGGCGACGCGGTAGAGGACCTGGCCCCGGTTGTACGCCGTCGCGCCCGACCAGCCGCCGAACGCCTTGCGGGCGGCCACCACGGCGTCCCGGGCGTCCTTGCGGGACGACTGCGGGGCGTTCGCCAGCCACTTGCCCTTGGAGTCGGTCACCTCGTACACCCGGCCGCTCTCGGAACGCGGGAACTTCCCGCCGACGTACAGCTTGTAGGTCTTGAAGACGCTCAAACGGTCAGACATCGAGGTACGCCTCCAGGCCGTGGCGGCCGCCCTCGCGGCCGAAGCCCGACTCCTTGTAGCCGCCGAACGGCGAGGTCGGGTCGAACTTGTTGAACGTGTTGGACCAGACGACACCGGCCCGGAGCTTGTTCGCCACCGCGAGGATGCGGGAGCCCTTCTCGGTCCAGATGCCCGCCGACAGGCCGTACGGCGTGTTGTTCGCCTTGGCGACGGCCTCGTCCGGCGTACGGAAGGTGAGGACCGACAGGACCGGGCCGAAGATCTCGTCGCGGGCGACCGTGTGGGCCTGCGTGACGTTCGTGAAGAGCGTCGGGGCGAACCAGTAGCCGGCGGCCGGCAGTTCGCAGGCCGGGGACCAGCGCTCGGCACCCTCCGCCTCGCCGCGCTCGACCAGCGAGGTGATACGGGCGAGCTGCTCCTCGGAGTTGATCGCGCCGATGTCGGTGTTCTTGTCGAGCGGGTCGCCGAGGCGCAGGGTGGACAGGCGGCGCTTCAGCGACTCCAGGAGCTCGTCCTGGATCGACTCCTGGACGAGGAGCCGGCTGCCCGCGCAGCAGACCTGGCCCTGGTTGAAGAAGATGCCGCTGACGATGCCCTCGACGGCCTGGTCGATCGGCGCGTCGTCGAAGACGATGTTGGCGCCCTTGCCGCCCAGTTCCAGCGTGAGCTTCTTGCGGCTGCCCGCGACCGTGCGCGCGATCTCCTTGCCCACGGCCGTCGAGCCGGTGAAGGCGACCTTGTTCACGTCGGGGTGCGCGACCAGCGCGGCGCCTGTGTCGCCGTAGCCCGGGAGGATGTTGACGACGCCCTTGGGCAGGCCCGCCTGACGGCAGATGTCCGCGAAGAACAGCGCCGAGAGGGGGGTCGTCTCGGCGGGCTTGAGCACGACCGTGTTGCCCGTGGCGAGCGCGGGCGCGATCTTCCACGCCAGCATCAGCAGGGGGAAGTTCCAGGGGATGACCTGGCCCGCCACACCGAGGGGCTTCGGCGAGGAGCCGAACCCGGCGTGGTCGAGCTTGTCGGCCCAGCCCGCGTAGTAGAAGAAGTGTGCGGCGACCAGGGGGAGGTCGGCGTCGCGCGTCTCCCTGATGGGCTTGCCGTTGTCCAGGGTCTCCAGGACGGCGAGCTCACGGCTGCGCTCCTGGATGACGCGGGCGATGCGGAAGAGGTACTTCGCACGCTCGGAGCCGGGCAGCGCGGACCACTTCTCGAAGGCCCTGCGGGCGGCCTTCACCGCACGGTCGACGTCCTCCGCGCCGGCCTGGGCGATCTCCGACAGCACTTCCTCCGTGCTGGGACTGACCGTCTTGAAGACCTTGCCGTCGGCCGCCTCGACGAACTCGCCGTCGATGAAGAGGCCGTAGGAGGGGGCGATGTCGACGACCGAGCGGGACTCGGGCGCCGGGGCGTATTCGAATGCGGATGCCATGGTGATCAGTCCACCGTCACGTAGTCGGGGCCGGAGTAGCGGCCGGTGGCCAGCTTCTGACGCTGCATCAGCAGGTCGTTCAGGAGCGAGGAGGCGCCGAAGCGGAACCAGTGGTTGTCCAGCCAGTCCTCGCCGGCGGTCTCGTTGACCAGGACGAGGAACTTGATGGCGTCCTTGGTGGTGCGGATGCCCCCGGCGGGCTTCACACCGACCTGGACGCCGGTCTGCGCGCGGAAGTCGCGTACGGCTTCCAGCATGAGGAGGGTGTTGGCGGGGGTGGCGTTGACGGCGACCTTGCCGGTGGACGTCTTGATGAAGTCCGCCCCGGCCAGCATGCCGAGCCAGCTCGCCCGCCGGATGTTGTCGTACGTCGACAGCTCGCCCGTCTCGAAGATGACCTTCAGGCGGGCCGCGCCCGAGATCTCCTTCACGGCGACGATCTCGTCGTACACCTTCATGTACCTGCCCGAGAGGAACGCCCCGCGGTCGATGACCATGTCGATCTCGTCGGCGCCGGCGGCGACCGCGTCACGGACGTCCGCCAGCTTCACCGGGAGGGCGGCACGGCCGGCCGGGAAGGCGGTGGCGACCGAGGCGACCTTCACGCCGGAGCCCGCGACGGCCTCCTTGGCGACGGCCACCATGTCGGGGTAGACGCAGACCGCGGCCGTGCTGGGGGCCGTCCGGTCGGTCGGGTCGGGGCGGACCGCCTTCGCGCCGAGCGCCCGGACCTTGCCCGGGGTGTCCGCGCCTTCCAGCGTCGTCAGGTCGACCATCGAGATGGCGAGGTCGATGGCGTACGCCTTCGCGGTCGTCTTGATGGAACGGGTGCCGAGCGCCGCGGCGCGCGCCTCCAGGCCGACCGCGTCGACGCCGGGCAGCCCGTGGAGGAAGCGGCGCAGCGAGCTGTCGGACGCGGTCACGTCCGTAAGGGCATCGGCTGCGGTGGTTGCATTGGTGGGCATGGTCACCAGACGAGCATATCTACGCGCGTAGCGGATGTACATCCCCTGATGCTCGTCGGCGGTGGGGGGATCGCGGATGAGCGGGGGCGGGACGTCGGGCACAATCGGGGCCATGACGAGCCCGGAAGACCAGTCACCAGCGCCGCGGCCCTCGGGGCCCTCGGGTCCCACGGGCCCTGAGACCAAGGACCGCGTCTACCGGTCGCCCGCGGGCATCGCCGGTGGCGTGGTGCTGCTGGGCCTGGCCGGCTGGCTCGGTATCGACGCGATCGTCGCGGGCGAGGGACGGACGCCGTGGCTGGCGCTCGCGACACTGATCCTGGTGGTGCCGCTGACCGTCGCCTTCACGCTGCGGCCCGCCGTGTACGCGGGCCAGGACCGGCTGCGGGTACGCAATCCGTTCCGGGTGATCGTGCTGCCCTGGGGGCAGGTCGCCTCGCTGCGGTCCGGTTACTCCAACGAGGTCGTCGCCGCGTCGGGGAAGAAGTTCCAGCTGTGGTCCGTCCCCGTCTCGCTGCGGGCGCGGAAACGGGCGACCCGGCGGGAGTCCCGGGCGGCGGCGCAGCGGGACGGCCGGGTTGGCGGCCAGGGCGGCCGGGGCATCGGCGGACTCGGGGGCGGAGCGCTTCGCGGAGGCGGTGCGGTGCCGGACGGGCCCGTGCGGGCCGAGACCGACCGGGTCATGGATGAGCTGCGGGAGCTGTGGGAGGCGGGGGAGAAGGAGGAGAGCGCCCAGGGCGAGGTGACCGTGCGGTGGGCCTGGGAGATCCTGGGTCCGGCGGTGGCGGGCGCCTTGGTGCTGGGGATTCTGCTGGCTGTGGGGTGAGGCGGGGTGGGGTGGGGCCGCTTTCGCCCTGAACGGCTGGGGAGGTGCGGGGGAAGCGATGAGTTCGCGGTCTCGTGGGGTCGTCATCGGCGCCGTTGGTGGGGGTGTGGCGGTGGTGCTGTTCCTGCCCTGACCGGCGGTGGGTCAGGGCAGGTCGGCTCGTACGGTCGCGGTCGGTCGGGCTCGTACGGTCAGATGCCGGCCGCCGCCGACAGGTCCCGCTTGATCGCCGCGAGGAGGTCGGCCGCCCGCGCCCGGGCAGCCGGGAGGCCGCAGTGGTCGGCGACCGGGACGACGACCTCCAGGTAGCACTTCAGCTTCGGCTCGGTGCCGCTGGGGCGGACGACGACCCGGGCGCCGTCGAGCGTGTAGCGCAGGCCGTCGGTGGGCGGCAGCTTGTCCGTGCCCCGGCTGAGATCCTCGGCGCGGGTGACGGCGAGGCCCGCGAGCGAGGTCGGGGGCCGCTCCCGGAGCCGGCGCATGGCATCGGCGATGACGGACAGGTCCTGCACCCGGACCGACAGCTGGTCGGTGGCGTGCAGGCCGTGCTCCACGGCGAGGTCGTCGAGCAGGTCGAGAAGGGTACGGCCCTCCTCCTTGAGCTCCGAGGCCAGTTCCGTGACGAGCAGGGCGGCGGTGATGCCGTCCTTGTCGCGTACGCCCTCGGGGTCCACGCAGTAGCCGAGGGCCTCCTCGTAGCCGTAGCGCAGGCCGTCGACGCGGGCGATCCACTTGAAGCCGGTGAGGGTCTCCTCGTAGGGCAGGCCCGCCTTCTCGGCGATCCGGCCGAGCAGGGAGGAGGAGACGATCGACTCGGCGAACGTGCCGTGCGCGCCGCGCCGGACGAGGTGCGCGGCGAGCAGCGAGCCGACCTCGTCGCCCCGCAGCATGCGCCAGTCGCCCCCGTCGGGGACGGCCACGGCGCAGCGGTCGGCGTCCGGGTCGTTGGCGATGACCAGGTCGGGGCCGCTCGCGCGGGCCGCCGCGAACGCCAGGTCCATCGCGCCGGGCTCTTCCGGGTTGGGGAAGGCGACGGTCGGGAACTCCGGGTCGGGCTCGGCCTGTTCGGCGACGAGCACCGGCTCCGGGAAGCCCGCGCGGGCGAAGGCGGCGAGCAGGACGTCCTTGCCGACGCCGTGCATCGCCGTGTACACCGTGCGGGCCGTGCGGGGGGAGTCCGGGGCGAGGACGGCGTCCGTGCGGGCCAGGTAGGCGTCGAGGACGGCGTCGTCGAGGACCTGCCAGCCGGCCTCCGGACGGGGAACGTCCTTCAGGGAGGCGATCGCGTCGATCTCCGCCGCGATCCCGGCGTCGGCGGGCGGCACGATCTGCGAACCGTCGCCCAGATACACCTTGTAGCCGTTGTCGCGGGGCGGGTTGTGACTGGCGGTGACCTCCACCCCGGCGACCGCGCCGAGGTGCCTTATGGCGTACGCCAGGACGGGCGTGGGGAGCGGGCGGGGCAGCACGGCCGCCCGGAACCCCGCGCCCGTCATCACCGCGGCGGTGTCCCGGGCGAAGTCCTCCGACTTGTGGCGGGCGTCGTAGCCGATGACGACGACTCCGTCGCTCCGGCCGGTCTTCGCGAGGTACGCGGCGAGGCCGGCGGCGGCCCGGATGACGACGGAACGGTTCATGCGCATGGGCCCGGCGCCGAGCTCACCGCGCAGGCCGGCGGTGCCGAACTGGAGGGTGCCGTCGAAACGTTCGGCGAGCTCGGTGACGTCCCCGGCCTCGATGAGCGCGGCGAGCTCGTCGCGGGTCTCCGGGTCGGGGTCCTCGGCGAGCCAGGCGGTGGCGCGGGCGATGACGTCGTGCACGGTGGGGTCAACCTCTCGTCGTCTCGTGGTCCGGGTCCGAGGGCTGCGCCCCCGGACCCCCGTCGGCCCTGAAGGGGCCGCGTCCTCGATCTCCCCCGGAGGGGGGGACCCCCAGCGGGCTGAGTTGCACGGACCGGCGCCCCGAAGGGACCGCTGCTACAGGCGGCCGAGGACCTGGGCCAGCAGGGAGCCCATCCGGGTGGCGCTGTCCCGCCCGGCCTGGAGGACCTCCTCGTGGTTCAGCGGCTCGCCCGTCATCCCGGCGGCGAGGTTGGTGACGAGGGAGATGCCCAGCACCTCCGCGCCCGCCTCACGCGCCGCGATGGCCTCCAGCACCGTGGACATGCCCACCAGGTCCGCTCCGATGACCCGCGCCATCCGGATCTCGGCCGGCGTCTCGTAGTGCGGGCCGGGGAACTGGGCGTAGACGCCCTCCTCCAGCGTGTCGTCGATCTCCTTGCACAGGGCGCGCAGTCGCGGGGAGTACAGGTCCGTCAGGTCGACGAAGTTCGCGCCGACGATGGGGGACGTCGCCGTGAGGTTGATGTGGTCGCTGATCAGCACCGGCTGCCCGGGGCGCATGCCCTCGCGCAGACCGCCGCAGCCGTTGGTCAGCACGATCGTCTTGCAGCCGGCCGCCACCGCCGTGCGGACACCGTGCGCGACGGCGGCGACGCCCCGGCCTTCGTAGTAGTGGGTGCGGCCCAGGAAGACCAGCGCCCGCTTCTCGCCGATCTTGTACGAGCGGATCTTGCCGCCGTGGCCCTCCACCGCGGGCGGCGGGAAACCGGGCAGCTCGGTGACCTGGAACTCGGCGTCGGGAGCGCCGAGGGCGTCCACGGCCGGTGCCCAGCCGGAGCCCATCACGAGGGCGACGTCGTGGGTCTCGGCGCCGGTCAGTTCGCGCAGGCGCGCGGCCGCGGTGTCGGCGGCGGCCCTGGGATCTGCTGGGGTGGCGCCCTGGATGTCGTCCGGGAGAAGAGATGCGTTCACGCGACTGAGGGTAGCCCGTTCCGGCCTACGCGCGTAGATGACAGAGCCCACGGGATGGCGATCGTTGTCTTGTCGTTTCCAACGACGGGCGATGCGAGGGGCCGGCCCGGCAGCGACCCGGCAGGAGCTCCGAAGGAGCTCAGCAGGGCCGCTTCCGCAACTCCATCACGTAGTCGTGGGGCGCGCCCGCCGACTCCGCCGCGTCGGCGATCTCGCCCAGGTAGCGTGCCGACGGCAGTCCGCCCTCGTAGCCGTTCAGGACGTACATCCAGACGGACTCCACGCCCTCCAGCGTGTGCACCCGCACCCGGGCGCGCCGGTAGATGCCGAGGCCCACGCCCTCCCAGCGGTCCAGGGACTCCTCGTCCATGGGGGCGACGTCGTACAGCGCGACGAAGACCCGCGCGCCGGGGTCCGCGGCGTCCTCGACGACCGTCGCCAGCGCGCCCTCCCAGCCCAACTGCTCGCCGCCGAACGTCAGCCGCCATCCGCTCAGCCATCCGGTGGCGCGCATCGGCGAGTGGGGAGCGCGGCGGGTCATCAGCCGCGCGTCGAGGTTGCCGGCGTACGCGGCGTAGAGCGACATGCAAGGAGGGTACGGCAGTGGGCGCACGCGTCACTCTCATCACAATGGAGACCCTCGTGGCCCCCGGGGCAGTACCACCGCCGCCTGTGCGGGACAATGGAGTACGTGACTCGGATCGTGATCATCGGTGGCGGACCCGGCGGCTATGAAGCGGCCCTGGTGGCCGCGCAGCTCGGCGCGGAGGTGACCGTCGTCGACTGCGACGGTCTGGGCGGAGCGTCGGTGCTGACCGACTGCGTGCCGTCGAAGACCCTGATCGCCACGGCCGAGGTGATGACCACCTTCGACTCCTCGTACGAGGAGCTGGGGATCATCGTCGCCGACGACACCCCGCCGCTGGAGCAGGCGGCCCGCGTCGTCGGGGTGGACCTCGGCAAGGTCAACCGACGGGTGAAGCGGCTCGCGCTCGCCCAGTCGCACGACATCACCGCCTCCGTCACCCGCGCGGGCGCCCGGGTGCTGCGCGGCCGTGGCCGCCTGGAGGGCATGCAGGCCCTGGACGGCTCCCGCAAGGTCGTGGTCACCGCCGCCGACGGCACCGAGGAGACCCTCACCGCCGACGCCGTCCTGCTCGCCACCGGCGCCCACCCGCGCGAGCTGCCGGACGCCCAGCCCGACGGCGAGCGCATCCTGAACTGGACCCAGGTCTACGACCTCGCCGAGCTTCCCGAGGAGCTCATCGTGGTCGGCTCGGGTGTCACCGGCGCCGAGTTCGCCGGCGCCTACCAGGCCCTCGGCTCCAAGGTCACCCTCGTGTCCTCCCGCGACCGCGTGCTGCCCGGCGAGGACCCGGACGCCGCCGGTGTCCTCGAGGACGTCTTCCGCCGCCGTGGCATGAACGTCATGGCCCGCTCCCGCGCCGAGTCCGCCAAGCGGGCCGGCGACCGGGTCGAGGTCACGCTCTCCGACGGCCGGGTCATCACCGGCTCGCACTGCCTGATGGCGGTCGGCGCGATTCCCAACAGCGAGGG
Coding sequences within it:
- a CDS encoding PH domain-containing protein; the protein is MTSPEDQSPAPRPSGPSGPTGPETKDRVYRSPAGIAGGVVLLGLAGWLGIDAIVAGEGRTPWLALATLILVVPLTVAFTLRPAVYAGQDRLRVRNPFRVIVLPWGQVASLRSGYSNEVVAASGKKFQLWSVPVSLRARKRATRRESRAAAQRDGRVGGQGGRGIGGLGGGALRGGGAVPDGPVRAETDRVMDELRELWEAGEKEESAQGEVTVRWAWEILGPAVAGALVLGILLAVG
- a CDS encoding uridine kinase family protein, with amino-acid sequence MTRASKPTRGVVDRPGDASHWCPVTSHPPIPTRVVLLCGPSGSGKSLLAARSGLPVLRLDDFYKEGDDPTLPLVAGSSDIDWDHPDSWDADTAVASIVELCGTGRTNVPVYDISLSARSGEDAIEIGRTPLFIAEGIFAAEIVNRCRELGVLADALCLSRGPVKTFRRRFLRDLKEGRKSVPFLLRRGWRLMRAESSIVARQTALGAYPCDRDEAMGRLAAAAAGRQASTARTAV
- a CDS encoding purine-nucleoside phosphorylase, whose amino-acid sequence is MNASLLPDDIQGATPADPRAAADTAAARLRELTGAETHDVALVMGSGWAPAVDALGAPDAEFQVTELPGFPPPAVEGHGGKIRSYKIGEKRALVFLGRTHYYEGRGVAAVAHGVRTAVAAGCKTIVLTNGCGGLREGMRPGQPVLISDHINLTATSPIVGANFVDLTDLYSPRLRALCKEIDDTLEEGVYAQFPGPHYETPAEIRMARVIGADLVGMSTVLEAIAAREAGAEVLGISLVTNLAAGMTGEPLNHEEVLQAGRDSATRMGSLLAQVLGRL
- a CDS encoding NAD(P)H-quinone dehydrogenase; amino-acid sequence: MEYVTRIVIIGGGPGGYEAALVAAQLGAEVTVVDCDGLGGASVLTDCVPSKTLIATAEVMTTFDSSYEELGIIVADDTPPLEQAARVVGVDLGKVNRRVKRLALAQSHDITASVTRAGARVLRGRGRLEGMQALDGSRKVVVTAADGTEETLTADAVLLATGAHPRELPDAQPDGERILNWTQVYDLAELPEELIVVGSGVTGAEFAGAYQALGSKVTLVSSRDRVLPGEDPDAAGVLEDVFRRRGMNVMARSRAESAKRAGDRVEVTLSDGRVITGSHCLMAVGAIPNSEGLGLEEAGVKVRESGHIWTDKVSRTTAPGVYAAGDVTGIFALASVAAMQGRIAMYHFLGDAVAPLNLKTVSSNVFTDPEIATVGYSQADVDGGKIDARVVKLPLLRNPRAKMQGIRDGFVKIFCRPGTGIVVGGVVVAPRASELIHPISIAVDNNLTVEQIANAFTVYPSLSGSIAEVARQLHTRKTAGEA
- a CDS encoding phospho-sugar mutase codes for the protein MHDVIARATAWLAEDPDPETRDELAALIEAGDVTELAERFDGTLQFGTAGLRGELGAGPMRMNRSVVIRAAAGLAAYLAKTGRSDGVVVIGYDARHKSEDFARDTAAVMTGAGFRAAVLPRPLPTPVLAYAIRHLGAVAGVEVTASHNPPRDNGYKVYLGDGSQIVPPADAGIAAEIDAIASLKDVPRPEAGWQVLDDAVLDAYLARTDAVLAPDSPRTARTVYTAMHGVGKDVLLAAFARAGFPEPVLVAEQAEPDPEFPTVAFPNPEEPGAMDLAFAAARASGPDLVIANDPDADRCAVAVPDGGDWRMLRGDEVGSLLAAHLVRRGAHGTFAESIVSSSLLGRIAEKAGLPYEETLTGFKWIARVDGLRYGYEEALGYCVDPEGVRDKDGITAALLVTELASELKEEGRTLLDLLDDLAVEHGLHATDQLSVRVQDLSVIADAMRRLRERPPTSLAGLAVTRAEDLSRGTDKLPPTDGLRYTLDGARVVVRPSGTEPKLKCYLEVVVPVADHCGLPAARARAADLLAAIKRDLSAAAGI
- a CDS encoding gamma-glutamylcyclotransferase, translating into MSLYAAYAGNLDARLMTRRAPHSPMRATGWLSGWRLTFGGEQLGWEGALATVVEDAADPGARVFVALYDVAPMDEESLDRWEGVGLGIYRRARVRVHTLEGVESVWMYVLNGYEGGLPSARYLGEIADAAESAGAPHDYVMELRKRPC
- a CDS encoding aldehyde dehydrogenase family protein; this encodes MSDRLSVFKTYKLYVGGKFPRSESGRVYEVTDSKGKWLANAPQSSRKDARDAVVAARKAFGGWSGATAYNRGQVLYRVAEMLEGRRDQFIREVADAEGLSKSKAAVVVDATIDRWVWYAGWTDKIAQVVGGGNPVAGPYFNLSSPEPTGVVAVLAPQESSFLGLVSVLAPVIATGNTAVVIASEKSPLPALSLAEVLATSDVPGGVVNVLSGRTAEIAAPLAAHQDVNAIDLAGADDVLAKELEIAAADNLKRVLRPQPVDYAETPGTDRLTAFLETKTVWHPTGSLGASGSAY
- a CDS encoding aldehyde dehydrogenase family protein, which codes for MASAFEYAPAPESRSVVDIAPSYGLFIDGEFVEAADGKVFKTVSPSTEEVLSEIAQAGAEDVDRAVKAARRAFEKWSALPGSERAKYLFRIARVIQERSRELAVLETLDNGKPIRETRDADLPLVAAHFFYYAGWADKLDHAGFGSSPKPLGVAGQVIPWNFPLLMLAWKIAPALATGNTVVLKPAETTPLSALFFADICRQAGLPKGVVNILPGYGDTGAALVAHPDVNKVAFTGSTAVGKEIARTVAGSRKKLTLELGGKGANIVFDDAPIDQAVEGIVSGIFFNQGQVCCAGSRLLVQESIQDELLESLKRRLSTLRLGDPLDKNTDIGAINSEEQLARITSLVERGEAEGAERWSPACELPAAGYWFAPTLFTNVTQAHTVARDEIFGPVLSVLTFRTPDEAVAKANNTPYGLSAGIWTEKGSRILAVANKLRAGVVWSNTFNKFDPTSPFGGYKESGFGREGGRHGLEAYLDV
- a CDS encoding SigE family RNA polymerase sigma factor, which produces MNTLHGRSTDAVAVVTRLHDVNRGSEKSGADGGPSRANGFERGGGRGCARGAGRQHTAFMTVVDTGEQAHGGAAYREDTGERRSLTEAEFTAYVQERRASLYATAYHLTGDRFEAEDLLQSALFSTYRAWDRISDKAAVGGYLRRTMTNLHISAWRRRKLNEYPTEELPETPGDTDAMRGTELRAVLWQALARLPELQRTMLVLRYYEGRTDPEIAEILDISVGTVKSSIWRSLRRLREDEVLSFGRDEEDAFGELVA
- the deoC gene encoding deoxyribose-phosphate aldolase; translated protein: MPTNATTAADALTDVTASDSSLRRFLHGLPGVDAVGLEARAAALGTRSIKTTAKAYAIDLAISMVDLTTLEGADTPGKVRALGAKAVRPDPTDRTAPSTAAVCVYPDMVAVAKEAVAGSGVKVASVATAFPAGRAALPVKLADVRDAVAAGADEIDMVIDRGAFLSGRYMKVYDEIVAVKEISGAARLKVIFETGELSTYDNIRRASWLGMLAGADFIKTSTGKVAVNATPANTLLMLEAVRDFRAQTGVQVGVKPAGGIRTTKDAIKFLVLVNETAGEDWLDNHWFRFGASSLLNDLLMQRQKLATGRYSGPDYVTVD